A region of Thiobacter sp. AK1 DNA encodes the following proteins:
- the recO gene encoding DNA repair protein RecO, producing MTAAHRSQALQPVYVLHARPYRETSLLVEAFARDAGRIALVARGARRPRSAVRGLLLPFQPLSLSWFGKGELRTLKQAEWQGGQLPLTGSALMCGFYLNELLLRLLPRDDPHPALFGHYQTALMALGHQQPQAPVLRRFEKALLQELGYALMLEHEAQGDVPIDPNAFYVYEPERGPVRRTAGEGGVQLRGRTLLDLARDDYSDPVTLAQAKQLMRMLIAHQLGSDALQTRQLLMDLQEL from the coding sequence ATGACGGCAGCCCATCGGTCGCAGGCGCTCCAGCCCGTCTACGTGCTCCACGCCCGTCCGTATCGGGAGACCAGCCTGCTCGTGGAGGCCTTCGCGCGCGATGCGGGCCGGATTGCCCTGGTGGCGCGCGGCGCGCGCCGGCCCCGCTCGGCGGTGCGTGGCTTGCTTCTGCCTTTTCAGCCGCTCAGCTTGTCCTGGTTCGGCAAGGGGGAACTGCGGACGCTCAAGCAGGCAGAGTGGCAGGGCGGCCAGCTTCCCCTTACGGGTTCGGCGCTCATGTGCGGCTTCTATCTAAACGAGCTGTTGCTGCGTCTGTTGCCCCGCGACGACCCGCATCCAGCGCTGTTCGGCCATTACCAGACGGCACTCATGGCCTTGGGCCATCAACAGCCGCAAGCGCCTGTGTTGCGCCGCTTCGAGAAGGCGCTGCTACAGGAACTGGGCTATGCGCTGATGCTGGAACACGAAGCCCAGGGCGATGTTCCCATCGACCCGAATGCCTTTTACGTCTATGAGCCAGAACGTGGTCCGGTGCGCCGAACGGCGGGGGAGGGCGGTGTACAATTGCGTGGGCGCACGCTGCTGGATCTGGCCCGCGACGACTACTCAGATCCCGTCACGCTCGCCCAGGCCAAGCAGCTCATGCGCATGCTCATTGCCCACCAACTGGGCAGCGATGCCCTGCAAACCCGCCAATTGCTCATGGATCTGCAGGAACTATGA
- the era gene encoding GTPase Era: MTDASGFRAGFIAIVGRPNVGKSTLLNALVGQKISIVSSKPQTTRHRIVGIHTDDTAQWVFVDTPGFQLQYRNALNRTMNKTVTDALAGVDVVLFVVEALRYDERDAEVVKLLPRDRPVILAVNKIDTVKDKGQLLPFLERLAATFPFAEIVPVSARTGSQTDELLGAIRSYLPEGPALYDKEDITDRSERFLAAETVREKVFRLLGDEVPYSTTVVIERFEQDGNLRRIYAAIIIDKESQKAIVIGKGGEKLKAIGSEARQDMERLFGGKVYLELWVKVRSGWADDERAVKSLGYTD; the protein is encoded by the coding sequence ATGACTGACGCGAGCGGGTTTCGCGCGGGCTTCATTGCCATCGTCGGACGTCCCAATGTGGGCAAATCCACCCTGCTCAACGCCCTCGTCGGGCAGAAGATCAGCATCGTTTCTAGCAAGCCGCAAACCACACGCCACCGCATCGTCGGCATTCATACCGATGACACGGCGCAATGGGTGTTCGTGGATACACCTGGTTTCCAGCTCCAGTACCGCAATGCCCTCAACCGTACCATGAACAAGACGGTCACCGATGCGTTGGCGGGCGTTGACGTGGTGTTGTTCGTGGTGGAAGCCCTACGCTACGACGAGCGTGATGCCGAAGTGGTGAAGCTGTTGCCCCGCGATCGGCCGGTGATCCTGGCGGTGAACAAGATCGACACGGTCAAGGACAAAGGGCAACTGCTGCCTTTCCTGGAACGCCTAGCCGCCACTTTTCCTTTCGCGGAAATCGTGCCCGTCAGCGCCCGCACCGGTAGCCAGACCGACGAGCTTTTGGGTGCCATCCGTTCCTATCTTCCGGAGGGGCCCGCTCTCTACGACAAGGAGGACATCACCGACCGCAGCGAGCGCTTCTTGGCTGCCGAGACGGTGCGCGAGAAGGTGTTCCGTCTGCTGGGCGATGAAGTGCCTTATTCCACCACGGTGGTGATCGAACGATTCGAGCAGGACGGCAACCTGCGTCGCATCTATGCCGCGATCATCATCGACAAGGAAAGCCAGAAAGCCATCGTGATCGGCAAGGGCGGTGAGAAGCTTAAGGCCATCGGCAGCGAGGCACGCCAAGACATGGAGCGTCTGTTCGGCGGCAAGGTTTATCTGGAGCTGTGGGTGAAGGTGCGCAGCGGCTGGGCGGACGACGAACGGGCGGTGAAGAGCCTCGGCTACACCGATTGA
- a CDS encoding glutaredoxin family protein, with the protein MARAPPQPAEVAATAHPASPVNPRPCLTLYARVGCHLCEDMAAALDALRDELGFDYRTVDVDTDPTLVARYGRLVPVLALEEEVLCHYFLEPAALRARLARSE; encoded by the coding sequence GTGGCTCGCGCGCCGCCTCAACCGGCGGAGGTCGCCGCGACCGCGCATCCTGCGTCGCCTGTGAACCCAAGGCCTTGCCTTACTCTCTACGCGCGTGTGGGCTGCCACCTCTGCGAGGACATGGCGGCAGCGCTCGATGCCCTGCGCGACGAGCTGGGTTTCGACTACCGTACGGTGGACGTGGACACCGACCCAACCCTGGTCGCCCGTTATGGCAGGCTGGTGCCGGTGCTGGCCTTGGAAGAAGAGGTGCTATGCCATTATTTCCTAGAGCCCGCCGCCTTACGCGCCAGGCTCGCGAGAAGTGAATGA
- a CDS encoding SoxR reducing system RseC family protein, whose translation MADVSLLETPARVIHSHDGVALVEADYGGGCGSGVCATGGCGAALLAQLFTRTPRGPLEVIDALGTRSGERVVVGVEQGSVLSASLLVYLLPLMLLLAGAVAARHVLGGDTTAALGALLGLAIGWWLARRLNRRRSPRPRILRRL comes from the coding sequence ATGGCGGACGTCTCCCTGCTCGAAACGCCCGCGCGCGTGATCCATAGCCACGACGGCGTAGCCCTGGTGGAGGCCGACTATGGCGGTGGTTGCGGCAGCGGGGTCTGCGCTACGGGCGGATGCGGCGCGGCGTTGCTGGCGCAGCTTTTCACGCGCACGCCCCGTGGACCGCTGGAAGTGATCGATGCCCTGGGTACCCGGTCCGGGGAACGGGTCGTGGTGGGCGTGGAACAGGGCAGCGTATTGAGCGCGAGCCTGCTCGTCTATCTGCTGCCCCTCATGTTGCTGCTAGCAGGCGCGGTGGCGGCGCGCCATGTCCTGGGCGGTGACACCACGGCGGCGTTGGGTGCTCTCCTCGGGCTTGCGATCGGCTGGTGGCTCGCGCGCCGCCTCAACCGGCGGAGGTCGCCGCGACCGCGCATCCTGCGTCGCCTGTGA
- the pdxJ gene encoding pyridoxine 5'-phosphate synthase, which yields MIYLGVNIDHIATVRQARGTRYPSPVQAALVAESAGADAITLHLREDRRHIQDADVEILRQILQTRMNLEMAVTEEMLAIAQRVCPQDVCLVPERREELTTEGGLDVVGQFDRVRHACSVLLNAGIRVSLFIAPDEEQVRAAKEAGAPVIEIHTGHYANLEPGPACDAEFERIRSAAAFGAALGLQINAGHGLHYHNVQRIAAIPQIRELNIGHAIVAKALFSGWEAAVREMKRLMLAARGL from the coding sequence ATGATCTACCTCGGCGTCAACATCGATCACATCGCCACCGTGCGCCAGGCGCGTGGCACACGCTATCCCAGCCCGGTGCAAGCCGCGCTGGTCGCCGAATCCGCGGGTGCCGATGCCATCACGCTGCATCTGCGCGAGGACCGGCGCCACATTCAAGACGCGGACGTGGAGATCCTGCGCCAGATCCTGCAAACGCGCATGAATCTGGAGATGGCAGTGACCGAGGAGATGCTGGCCATCGCCCAGCGGGTATGTCCGCAGGATGTCTGTCTCGTGCCGGAGCGGCGCGAGGAACTCACCACCGAGGGTGGGCTGGATGTGGTAGGTCAGTTCGATCGCGTGCGGCATGCCTGCAGCGTTTTGCTCAACGCCGGCATTCGCGTCTCGCTGTTTATCGCGCCCGACGAAGAACAGGTCCGCGCAGCAAAAGAAGCGGGCGCGCCCGTGATCGAGATCCACACCGGTCACTACGCCAATCTGGAACCGGGCCCGGCATGCGACGCGGAGTTCGAGCGCATCCGCAGCGCTGCGGCTTTCGGCGCCGCCCTGGGACTACAGATCAATGCCGGCCACGGCCTGCATTATCACAACGTGCAGCGCATCGCCGCCATTCCGCAAATCCGAGAGCTCAACATCGGCCATGCCATCGTTGCCAAAGCCCTGTTTTCCGGCTGGGAGGCGGCAGTGCGGGAAATGAAGCGGCTGATGCTGGCGGCACGCGGTCTGTGA
- a CDS encoding DUF4845 domain-containing protein — MKHQRGMTFIGWVVVLALVLSYVYIGIKVVPAYIEFFSVKKILATIAKEPGFATMTPAEIRKSFERRLAIDYVSAVTPQDLDIRKEGGENVVSVEYSQKIPLFYNVSVLLDFSASTAGSKPAKMVE, encoded by the coding sequence ATGAAACATCAACGGGGGATGACGTTCATCGGCTGGGTCGTGGTGCTGGCCCTTGTCCTTTCTTACGTTTACATCGGCATCAAGGTGGTGCCGGCCTACATCGAATTCTTTTCCGTGAAGAAGATCCTCGCCACGATCGCCAAAGAGCCAGGCTTTGCCACCATGACGCCCGCCGAGATCCGCAAATCCTTCGAGCGTCGGCTCGCCATCGACTACGTTAGTGCCGTCACGCCCCAGGATCTCGACATCCGCAAGGAAGGCGGAGAAAACGTGGTGAGCGTGGAATATTCCCAGAAGATTCCCCTCTTCTACAACGTCAGCGTGCTGCTGGATTTTTCGGCCAGTACCGCCGGCAGCAAGCCGGCCAAAATGGTGGAATGA
- the rnc gene encoding ribonuclease III: MTGDLKRLARQLGYAFEEPRLLQQALTHRSYGTPHNERLEFLGDSVLSLAISTRLFHDFPRLTEGELSRVRAHLVKESTLAEIAQSLSLGDYLFLGEGELKSGGFRRPSILADALEAIVGAIYLDGGFSEAQRVLHALYAPVIARLDPHTLSKDPKTRLQEFLQGRKLRLPKYTIVATEGEAHEQRFRVECYIPELDIRVLGEGSSRRKAEQEAARLAYETVQGGRVRG; this comes from the coding sequence ATGACGGGCGATCTCAAACGTCTTGCGCGCCAGCTGGGCTATGCCTTCGAGGAGCCAAGGCTGTTGCAGCAGGCACTCACCCATCGCAGCTACGGCACGCCCCACAACGAACGCTTGGAATTCCTCGGCGACAGCGTGCTGTCGCTGGCCATCTCGACGCGCCTTTTTCACGATTTCCCGCGCTTGACCGAAGGGGAACTCTCGCGCGTGCGCGCACATCTGGTCAAGGAGTCCACGCTTGCCGAAATTGCTCAAAGCCTGTCGTTGGGTGATTATCTGTTCCTGGGTGAAGGCGAGCTCAAGAGCGGCGGCTTTCGCCGTCCATCGATCCTCGCCGATGCGCTAGAGGCCATTGTCGGCGCCATCTATCTCGATGGCGGTTTCTCCGAGGCGCAACGTGTGCTCCACGCCCTCTATGCCCCGGTGATCGCGCGCTTGGATCCCCACACGCTGTCGAAAGATCCCAAGACGCGGCTGCAAGAATTCCTCCAGGGGCGGAAGCTTCGCCTGCCCAAATACACCATCGTCGCCACCGAGGGCGAAGCTCACGAGCAGCGTTTCAGGGTGGAGTGTTACATTCCGGAACTGGACATCCGCGTCCTGGGCGAAGGTTCCAGCCGGCGCAAGGCGGAGCAGGAGGCCGCGCGTCTGGCCTATGAGACCGTCCAGGGCGGGCGAGTGCGCGGATGA
- the lepA gene encoding translation elongation factor 4 — protein sequence MKNIRNFSIIAHIDHGKSTLADRFIQACGGLSEREMAEQVLDSMELERERGITIKAQTAALTYHARDGQTYHLNLIDTPGHVDFSYEVSRSLAACEGALLVVDASQGVEAQTVANCYTAIEQGVEVVPVLNKIDLPAADPERVIQEIEDIIGIDAHDAVRASAKTGIGIEDILEAVVNKIPAPRGDPDAPLKALVIDSWFDNYVGVVMLVRVVDGRLRPKDKILLMATGATYLCEQVGVFTPKSIEREELSAGQVGFVIAGIKELRHAQVGDTVTLATRPAAEPLPGFKKIKPQVFAGLYPVDSHEYDALRDALEKLRLNDASLQYEPETSQALGFGFRCGFLGMLHMDIVQERLEREYDMNLIITAPTVVYEVVLRDGTVQEIENPSRLPDPSRIQEIREPIITATILVPQDYVGNVITLCTQKRGVQKNMQYMGRQVMLTYEMPMNEVVVDFFDKLKSTSRGYASLDYDFKEFRAADLVKLDILVNGERVDALSTIVHRSNAQARGRELAAKMRELIPRQMFDIAIQAAIGSHIIARETVKALRKNVLAKCYGGDITRKKKLLEKQKAGKKRMKQVGNVEIPQEAFLAVLQVEGK from the coding sequence ATGAAAAACATCCGCAACTTTTCCATCATCGCCCACATCGACCACGGCAAATCCACGTTGGCAGACCGCTTCATCCAGGCCTGCGGCGGGCTCTCCGAGCGCGAAATGGCCGAGCAGGTGCTCGATTCCATGGAGCTGGAGCGGGAGCGGGGTATCACCATCAAGGCCCAGACGGCGGCCCTCACTTATCACGCTCGCGATGGTCAGACCTACCATCTGAACCTCATCGATACGCCCGGCCACGTGGATTTTTCCTACGAGGTCTCCCGCTCCTTGGCCGCCTGCGAGGGGGCACTTTTGGTGGTCGATGCTTCCCAGGGCGTGGAGGCCCAGACCGTGGCCAACTGCTACACCGCCATTGAGCAGGGCGTGGAAGTGGTGCCTGTGCTCAACAAGATCGACCTGCCCGCGGCGGACCCCGAGCGAGTGATCCAGGAAATCGAAGACATCATCGGCATCGACGCTCATGACGCGGTGCGTGCCAGCGCCAAGACCGGCATCGGCATCGAGGACATCCTCGAAGCGGTGGTGAACAAGATTCCAGCCCCCCGGGGCGATCCGGATGCACCGCTCAAGGCGCTCGTCATCGACTCCTGGTTCGACAACTACGTGGGCGTGGTGATGCTGGTGCGCGTGGTGGATGGACGTCTGCGGCCCAAGGATAAGATTCTGCTCATGGCTACTGGTGCCACCTATCTTTGCGAACAGGTGGGCGTGTTCACGCCCAAGTCCATTGAGCGGGAAGAGCTGTCGGCGGGCCAGGTCGGGTTTGTCATCGCCGGTATCAAGGAGCTGCGCCATGCCCAGGTGGGGGACACGGTGACCCTCGCTACCCGTCCCGCAGCCGAACCTCTGCCCGGCTTCAAGAAGATCAAGCCGCAGGTGTTCGCCGGGCTGTATCCCGTGGATTCCCACGAATACGACGCCTTGCGCGACGCACTGGAAAAGCTGCGCTTAAACGATGCCTCTTTGCAATATGAGCCGGAGACTTCGCAGGCGCTGGGTTTCGGCTTCCGCTGCGGCTTCCTGGGTATGCTGCACATGGACATCGTGCAGGAACGCCTGGAGCGGGAATACGACATGAATCTCATCATCACCGCCCCGACGGTGGTATATGAGGTCGTATTGCGCGACGGCACGGTGCAGGAGATCGAAAATCCTTCTCGCCTGCCGGATCCGTCCAGGATCCAGGAGATTCGCGAGCCCATCATCACCGCCACCATTCTGGTCCCGCAGGATTACGTAGGCAACGTGATTACCCTGTGCACGCAGAAACGGGGCGTGCAGAAGAACATGCAGTACATGGGGCGGCAGGTGATGCTCACCTACGAGATGCCCATGAACGAGGTGGTGGTGGATTTCTTCGACAAGCTCAAATCAACTTCCCGTGGTTATGCCTCTCTCGACTATGACTTCAAGGAATTCCGTGCGGCAGACTTGGTGAAGCTGGACATCCTGGTCAACGGTGAGCGAGTGGATGCCCTGTCCACCATCGTGCACCGCTCCAACGCCCAGGCCCGGGGTCGGGAGCTGGCGGCCAAGATGCGTGAGCTCATTCCGCGCCAGATGTTTGACATCGCCATCCAAGCCGCCATCGGCAGTCACATCATCGCCCGCGAGACGGTGAAGGCGCTGCGCAAGAACGTACTGGCCAAGTGCTATGGTGGCGACATCACGCGCAAGAAGAAGCTGCTGGAAAAACAAAAGGCCGGCAAGAAGCGCATGAAGCAGGTGGGCAACGTGGAAATTCCCCAGGAAGCCTTCCTCGCGGTGCTGCAGGTGGAAGGAAAATGA
- the acpS gene encoding holo-ACP synthase has product MAIYGIGTDIVDVRRMAAILARHGARVARRLLSPSELPEFALAPFPERFLAKRFAAKEAFAKAAGTGFRHPVSLSRLCITHDALGKPGFAWDATLGEWLAARGILACHLSVSDEKELVAAFVILERAP; this is encoded by the coding sequence ATGGCCATCTACGGCATCGGCACCGACATCGTGGACGTGCGGCGCATGGCCGCCATCCTCGCGCGTCATGGGGCACGCGTCGCGCGTCGCCTGCTCAGCCCCAGCGAATTACCGGAATTCGCTTTAGCGCCCTTTCCCGAACGATTTCTCGCCAAACGCTTCGCCGCCAAGGAAGCCTTCGCCAAGGCCGCCGGCACGGGGTTTCGTCATCCCGTGTCGCTGAGCCGCTTGTGTATCACCCATGATGCCTTGGGCAAGCCCGGGTTCGCCTGGGATGCCACCCTGGGAGAATGGCTTGCCGCCCGCGGCATCCTTGCCTGTCATCTGTCGGTGAGCGACGAAAAGGAACTGGTCGCCGCCTTCGTCATACTGGAGCGTGCGCCGTGA
- a CDS encoding cation diffusion facilitator family transporter, with the protein MPNVESTHFGHDPHHHHPLPENGRALAWALMLTLGFAVVEAVGGWWAGSLALISDAGHMLTDAFSLGLAALAARIARQPPSARHSYGLARAEVVGGLVNGLLMLGVITFILIEAVDRLRHPQAVAGGWVMLIALIGLGINGLVAWVLSRGGAGLNVHAALLHVLGDLLGSVAALAAGAVVYFTGFTPADPILSLVVAGLILVATLRLLREVLHVLMEGVPASLDLDQVGQALAQVPGVESVHDLHIWTLASGRNALSAHVVLPDLARWPRILAAMQQLLHDRFGIEHVTLQPELRPPARAVTPVPSPRSGPPTP; encoded by the coding sequence GTGCCCAACGTTGAATCCACCCACTTCGGGCATGACCCGCACCATCATCACCCGCTGCCGGAAAACGGCCGCGCACTGGCCTGGGCCCTCATGCTCACCCTGGGTTTCGCCGTGGTGGAAGCCGTGGGGGGATGGTGGGCTGGCTCCCTTGCTCTCATCTCCGATGCCGGGCACATGCTCACCGATGCCTTCTCCCTAGGGCTCGCGGCCCTGGCGGCCAGAATCGCCCGCCAGCCGCCCTCGGCCCGTCACAGCTACGGCCTTGCCCGCGCTGAAGTCGTTGGCGGTCTGGTCAATGGCCTCCTGATGCTGGGCGTGATCACCTTCATCCTCATCGAAGCCGTGGATCGGCTGCGCCATCCGCAAGCCGTCGCCGGGGGTTGGGTCATGCTGATTGCCTTGATCGGCCTGGGCATCAATGGGCTGGTGGCCTGGGTGCTGAGCCGGGGTGGAGCGGGGCTCAACGTGCACGCGGCCCTGTTGCACGTGCTGGGGGATCTGCTCGGCTCCGTGGCCGCCCTGGCCGCTGGGGCTGTCGTCTATTTCACCGGATTCACGCCGGCTGACCCCATTCTGTCCCTGGTGGTGGCGGGACTGATCCTGGTGGCGACCCTACGCCTGCTACGGGAGGTCTTGCACGTGCTCATGGAAGGCGTGCCGGCCTCCCTCGACCTGGATCAGGTGGGTCAGGCCCTGGCGCAGGTGCCAGGCGTGGAATCCGTGCACGACCTCCACATCTGGACCCTCGCCAGCGGCCGCAACGCCCTGTCGGCCCACGTGGTGCTGCCGGATCTCGCCCGCTGGCCGCGCATCCTGGCCGCCATGCAGCAACTCCTCCATGACCGCTTCGGCATCGAGCACGTGACCCTGCAGCCGGAACTGCGCCCGCCGGCCCGGGCGGTGACGCCGGTGCCAAGCCCGCGCTCGGGACCACCCACGCCATGA
- the lepB gene encoding signal peptidase I: MNFALILFIALVVTGLIWLADHLFFKPGRAQGQKEPLLVEYSRSFFPVILIVFLLRSFLVEPFRIPSGSMVPTLQAGDFILVNKYTWGIRLPVINRKIIDISQPERGDVVVFRYPVDPSLDYIKRIVGLPGDRVSYIDKQLSINGQPVKMDFLRPYDYVKPGLNNVVAQLFLEHLGHHPHQVLIQPDEPPVRLEGVRVFRYRDHCDYNERGFTCVVPPGHYFAMGDNRDDSTDSRYWGFVPDENIVGRAFLIWMNFDDFGRIGKSIE; encoded by the coding sequence ATGAACTTCGCGCTCATTTTGTTCATTGCCCTGGTGGTGACCGGACTCATCTGGCTGGCCGATCATCTTTTTTTCAAACCGGGGCGTGCCCAGGGGCAGAAGGAACCGCTGCTGGTGGAATATTCGCGTAGCTTCTTTCCGGTGATCCTGATAGTGTTCCTGCTGCGTTCCTTTCTCGTGGAACCGTTCCGCATCCCGTCCGGCTCCATGGTCCCCACCTTGCAGGCCGGCGATTTCATCCTGGTCAACAAATACACCTGGGGCATCCGCCTGCCGGTGATCAACCGTAAGATCATCGACATCAGCCAACCCGAACGGGGTGACGTGGTCGTGTTCCGCTATCCGGTGGATCCCTCGTTGGATTACATCAAGCGCATCGTCGGTCTGCCAGGTGACCGCGTGAGCTACATCGACAAGCAGCTTAGCATCAATGGACAACCGGTGAAGATGGATTTCCTGCGTCCGTATGACTATGTGAAACCCGGCCTGAATAACGTGGTAGCGCAGCTCTTTCTGGAACATCTCGGCCATCATCCACACCAGGTGCTGATCCAGCCGGATGAGCCACCGGTGCGGCTGGAAGGGGTGCGTGTCTTCCGATACCGCGATCATTGTGATTACAATGAACGTGGCTTTACCTGCGTGGTGCCGCCGGGTCATTACTTCGCCATGGGCGACAACCGGGACGACAGCACCGACAGCCGTTACTGGGGCTTCGTGCCGGACGAGAACATCGTCGGTCGCGCCTTTCTGATCTGGATGAACTTCGACGACTTCGGCCGCATCGGCAAATCCATCGAATGA
- the nagZ gene encoding beta-N-acetylhexosaminidase has product MLDLSGTELGPEERERLRHPLVGGVILFARNYASPAQLAELTRAIHALREPRLLIGVDHEGGRVQRFREGFTPIPPMRRLGEVWDAHPQAARRLAHQVGYVLAAELRACGVDFSFTPVLDLDWGTSGVIGDRAFHRHPQAVSELAHALMLGMKAAGMAAVGKHFPGHGHVAADSHLAVPVDERERADLDLADLIPFRQMIDYGLPAIMPAHVIYPRVDARPAGFSPVWLQQILRAELGFTGAIFSDDLSMEGASVAGDVVARARAALTAGCDMVLVCNDPQAAQAVLNRLDWTQPAVSLARLARLHGRPGARDLTRLHEDPRYAAAMHAVGSIGGKTPELPLNASNDPCAQR; this is encoded by the coding sequence ATGCTGGATCTTTCCGGCACCGAACTCGGCCCCGAGGAACGCGAGCGGCTGCGCCATCCCCTGGTTGGTGGCGTGATCCTGTTCGCACGCAATTATGCCTCGCCCGCGCAGCTGGCCGAACTTACGCGCGCTATCCACGCGCTGCGCGAGCCGCGCCTTTTGATCGGCGTGGATCACGAAGGCGGGCGGGTGCAACGCTTCCGAGAAGGCTTCACGCCCATTCCACCCATGCGCCGTCTGGGTGAGGTCTGGGATGCCCATCCCCAGGCGGCGCGCCGGCTGGCGCATCAGGTGGGCTATGTGTTGGCCGCCGAGCTGCGTGCCTGTGGCGTGGATTTCAGCTTCACGCCGGTGCTGGACCTGGACTGGGGCACAAGCGGCGTCATTGGCGACCGCGCCTTTCACCGGCATCCCCAGGCGGTCTCCGAACTCGCCCACGCCCTCATGCTAGGCATGAAGGCAGCCGGGATGGCGGCGGTAGGCAAGCATTTCCCAGGGCACGGCCATGTGGCCGCCGATTCCCACCTCGCCGTGCCAGTGGACGAGCGGGAGCGCGCCGATTTAGACCTGGCAGACCTCATCCCCTTCCGCCAAATGATCGACTATGGGCTGCCCGCCATCATGCCTGCCCATGTCATCTATCCCCGCGTGGATGCCCGCCCGGCGGGCTTCTCGCCGGTGTGGTTGCAGCAAATTCTGCGCGCCGAGCTCGGCTTTACCGGTGCCATCTTCAGCGACGACTTGAGCATGGAAGGGGCCAGCGTGGCCGGCGACGTGGTGGCACGGGCACGCGCAGCCCTCACCGCGGGTTGCGACATGGTGTTGGTTTGCAACGACCCGCAGGCGGCGCAGGCCGTGCTCAACCGGCTCGACTGGACCCAGCCCGCCGTGAGTCTGGCGCGTCTGGCGCGGCTGCATGGCCGTCCCGGGGCGCGCGATCTCACCCGCCTGCACGAAGATCCCCGGTATGCTGCGGCCATGCATGCTGTGGGCAGCATCGGCGGGAAGACGCCCGAGCTACCCTTGAACGCCAGCAACGATCCCTGTGCCCAACGTTGA
- a CDS encoding uracil-DNA glycosylase, translating into MSAFAPDCTACPRLAAFLARIRRDHSDYHARPVPAFGDPRPRLLVVGLAPGLHGANRTGRPFTGDYAGILLYETLYRHGFASRPVSERVDDGLVLTGCRITNAVKCLPPQNKPLPDEILRCNNYLRTELQALDQDAAVLALGAIAHDAVLRALDLRRRAFPFAHGAIHRLSGLTLFDSYHCSRYNTQTRRLTPAMFDAVFKAIRHHLERS; encoded by the coding sequence ATGAGCGCATTTGCACCCGACTGCACCGCGTGCCCCAGGTTGGCGGCGTTTCTTGCCCGCATCCGCCGCGACCACTCCGACTACCATGCACGCCCGGTGCCTGCCTTTGGTGACCCACGCCCGCGGCTCCTGGTGGTAGGACTGGCGCCGGGTTTACATGGCGCCAACCGCACCGGTCGGCCCTTCACGGGCGACTACGCGGGCATCCTGCTCTACGAAACCCTCTACCGCCACGGCTTCGCCAGTCGCCCGGTATCCGAGCGTGTGGACGATGGGTTGGTCCTCACGGGCTGCCGCATTACCAATGCCGTGAAGTGTCTGCCCCCGCAGAACAAACCGCTTCCTGATGAAATATTACGTTGTAACAATTATTTACGTACTGAACTTCAAGCATTGGATCAGGATGCGGCGGTGCTTGCCCTGGGCGCCATCGCTCACGATGCGGTGCTGCGCGCCTTGGATTTGCGAAGGCGGGCGTTCCCGTTCGCCCACGGCGCCATCCACCGCTTATCCGGGCTCACCTTGTTCGATAGCTACCATTGCAGCCGCTACAATACCCAGACGCGGCGCCTGACACCGGCCATGTTCGACGCCGTGTTTAAGGCCATTCGTCATCATCTGGAAAGGAGCTGA